The Paenibacillus macerans genome includes a window with the following:
- a CDS encoding FtsX-like permease family protein, producing MVFVFAIFFVLYSISAFLKSRNKEFGILMMLGAQPGQINSLIFLENMIIGTVSIVTGIAGGLLLAKLFLLVSTKMIDMNELDFYWPLKAIALTASCFVALFVAISLFTLLFIRKNRVLELLKGSSRPKREPKVSIWLSILGAILLTISFVALDKDTLSPKVLMIAAFSGISGTYLFYSQLSVLLIRLLKRNRRRVWRGTNLLWISEISYKLKDNAKMLFLVTVVTSIACISAGFVLAVDQDNKQQFLNNKFAFRYDVYQPERIDAELATIEQSMQEAGIAFERYRIDSIGAMLQNYAHDPTTGSDVEFVRASQFNELAALLEVEPLENLPWQTAVAVYPDVKRLPRQPLKFEGTESSITIVQEISIPQLGGVSNAGVMLIVEDAFFTQLTADLSSRPEYLYHVPSWTQLPSLQDEQSKIGRELYAWNQQQMNGCVADCLNNILTVRSDKYRSTKDTTSVFSFIGIFIALIFSISTASFLYFKLYTELSADSRTYHALSKIGLSSGEMSAAATKQIAFIFFIPIPISAIQTLVVLKSVLRYMRISHVYVYTATFTVALAFLAAQTVYFIIARSRYVKALQKMMV from the coding sequence GTGGTGTTTGTTTTTGCGATCTTTTTTGTGCTTTACTCGATCAGCGCTTTTTTGAAGTCCCGCAATAAAGAGTTTGGGATTTTAATGATGCTGGGCGCACAGCCGGGACAAATTAATAGCCTGATTTTTCTGGAAAATATGATCATCGGCACAGTTTCCATAGTCACCGGAATCGCCGGCGGGCTGCTGTTGGCCAAGCTGTTTTTACTGGTCAGTACAAAAATGATCGATATGAACGAGCTGGACTTTTATTGGCCATTAAAGGCAATTGCACTGACGGCGAGCTGCTTTGTTGCTTTATTTGTGGCGATATCGCTTTTTACGCTGCTGTTTATTCGCAAAAATCGGGTGCTGGAGCTTTTGAAGGGCAGCAGCAGGCCGAAGCGGGAGCCGAAAGTTTCAATTTGGCTTTCCATATTGGGCGCGATTTTACTGACTATTAGTTTTGTGGCCCTCGACAAGGACACTCTATCTCCGAAAGTTCTGATGATCGCCGCTTTTTCCGGTATTTCCGGCACCTATCTCTTTTACTCCCAGCTGTCAGTTCTCCTCATTCGTTTGCTCAAACGAAATCGAAGGCGTGTATGGCGCGGCACTAATTTGTTGTGGATTTCCGAGATCAGTTATAAGCTGAAGGACAATGCCAAAATGCTGTTTCTGGTGACGGTTGTTACTTCGATCGCTTGCATAAGCGCAGGCTTCGTACTGGCCGTTGATCAAGACAACAAGCAGCAGTTTTTGAACAATAAATTTGCTTTCAGGTATGACGTATATCAGCCAGAGCGTATCGATGCGGAGCTGGCCACTATTGAGCAGTCCATGCAGGAAGCGGGCATCGCTTTTGAGCGGTATCGGATAGATTCGATTGGCGCTATGCTGCAGAATTATGCCCACGACCCAACAACTGGCAGCGATGTAGAGTTTGTTCGGGCAAGCCAGTTTAATGAACTGGCGGCTTTGCTGGAGGTAGAGCCGTTGGAGAATCTGCCTTGGCAAACGGCTGTGGCGGTTTATCCGGACGTTAAACGTTTGCCCAGGCAGCCCTTAAAGTTTGAGGGAACCGAGTCCAGCATTACGATTGTGCAGGAAATCAGCATACCCCAGTTGGGAGGCGTTAGTAATGCAGGGGTTATGCTCATTGTTGAAGATGCCTTTTTTACCCAATTAACAGCTGATTTATCTAGCAGACCAGAGTATCTCTATCATGTACCATCCTGGACACAGCTTCCCTCGCTGCAAGATGAGCAATCCAAGATCGGCAGAGAGCTGTACGCATGGAATCAGCAGCAAATGAACGGCTGCGTCGCAGACTGTCTGAATAATATTTTGACGGTTCGTTCCGACAAATACCGGAGCACGAAAGATACGACCTCCGTGTTCAGCTTTATCGGAATTTTTATCGCCCTGATCTTCTCGATTTCGACGGCAAGCTTTTTGTACTTCAAGCTTTATACGGAGCTATCTGCCGACAGCCGAACGTACCATGCCCTGTCCAAGATCGGATTGAGCAGCGGAGAAATGAGCGCGGCGGCTACGAAGCAAATTGCTTTTATCTTTTTTATTCCGATTCCGATATCCGCGATACAAACGCTTGTGGTTTTGAAGTCTGTACTGAGATATATGAGGATCTCGCATGTCTATGTCTATACGGCTACTTTTACAGTGGCACTGGCTTTTCTGGCCGCCCAGACCGTCTACTTTATCATTGCGAGATCGCGTTATGTGAAAGCTTTACAGAAAATGATGGTATGA